From a region of the Zingiber officinale cultivar Zhangliang chromosome 4B, Zo_v1.1, whole genome shotgun sequence genome:
- the LOC121976361 gene encoding ubiquitin-conjugating enzyme E2 variant 1C-like, with protein MTLGGSGGSSVVVPRSFRLLEELERGEKGIGDGTVSYGMDDGDDIYMRSWTGTIIGPHNTVHEGRIYQLKLFCDKDYPEKPPSVRFHSRINMTCVNPDTGLVDPRKFSVLGNWQRNYTMEHILSQLKKEMASSHNRKLVQPAEGTHF; from the exons ATGACGCTCGGCGGTTCCGGTGGATCGAGCGTTGTCG TTCCTCGTAGCTTCAGATTGCTTGAAGAGCTCGAACGAGGAGAAAAAGGCATTGGCGATGGGACTGTAAGTTATGGTATGGATGATGGAGATGACATTTACATGCGATCCTGGACTGGAACAATAATTGGTCCTCATAAT ACCGTCCATGAGGGCCGCATCTATCAGCTCAAGTTGTTCTGTGACAAGGACTATCCAGAAAAACCACCTAGTGTTCGATTCCATTCCCGTATTAACATGACCTGTGTCAATCCTGACACTGGATTG GTTGATCCAAGGAAGTTTTCAGTTCTCGGAAATTGGCAAAGAAATTATACAATGGAGCATATTTTGTCCCAGCTCAAGAAGGAAATGGCTTCCTCTCACAATCGCAAACTGGTTCAACCTGCAGAGGGCACCCATTTCTGA
- the LOC121976362 gene encoding uncharacterized protein LOC121976362 isoform X1, with protein sequence MGVALSVLGKLGLPSVDSLTTDKVYENFFIDVKDYPGFHNSFIKMFSDINTIMPGKHYILKATTKEMEELYKDWKEKAPTDEEKKKLVVDFLNLHVEEYKANSTAMIATGLVAPGAAVVLKKSGQKVPQLKMLRLDLVPNAVFVPTVTLLSLIGVRMFNLSKAPAKFTNKA encoded by the exons ATGGGCGTGGCATTGAGTGTTCTTGGGAAGCTTG GCTTGCCCAGCGTGGACTCGTTAACTACAGACAAGGTCTATGAAAATTTTTTCATTGATGTAAAAGATTATCCAGGTTTTCATAACAGTTTTATTAAGATGTTCAG CGACATTAACACGATTATGCCTGGCAAACATTATATTCTAAAAGCAACTACTAAGGAAATGGAG GAGCTTTACAAGGACTGGAAAGAAAAAGCCCCAacagatgaggagaagaagaaactagTGGTGGACTTCCTGAACCTGCACGTCGAGGAGTACAAGGCCAATTCAACTGCTATGATTGCCACCGGCCTGGTTGCCCCTGGTGCCGCCGTCGTCCTCAAGAAGTCTGGCCAGAAGGTGCCGCAGTTGAAGATGCTCCGACTCGACCTCGTCCCCAACGCTGTGTTCGTGCCCACCGTCACTCTCCTGTCCCTCATCGGCGTCAGGATGTTCAACCTCAGCAAGGCCCCTGCAAAGTTTACTAATAAAGCCTAA
- the LOC121976362 gene encoding uncharacterized protein LOC121976362 isoform X2 — protein sequence MGLPLSVLGKLGLPSVDSLTTDKVYENFFIDVKDYPGFHNSFIKMFSDINTIMPGKHYILKATTKEMEELYKDWKEKAPTDEEKKKLVVDFLNLHVEEYKANSTAMIATGLVAPGAAVVLKKSGQKVPQLKMLRLDLVPNAVFVPTVTLLSLIGVRMFNLSKAPAKFTNKA from the exons ATGGGCCTGCCCTTGAGTGTTCTTGGGAAGCTTG GCTTGCCCAGCGTGGACTCGTTAACTACAGACAAGGTCTATGAAAATTTTTTCATTGATGTAAAAGATTATCCAGGTTTTCATAACAGTTTTATTAAGATGTTCAG CGACATTAACACGATTATGCCTGGCAAACATTATATTCTAAAAGCAACTACTAAGGAAATGGAG GAGCTTTACAAGGACTGGAAAGAAAAAGCCCCAacagatgaggagaagaagaaactagTGGTGGACTTCCTGAACCTGCACGTCGAGGAGTACAAGGCCAATTCAACTGCTATGATTGCCACCGGCCTGGTTGCCCCTGGTGCCGCCGTCGTCCTCAAGAAGTCTGGCCAGAAGGTGCCGCAGTTGAAGATGCTCCGACTCGACCTCGTCCCCAACGCTGTGTTCGTGCCCACCGTCACTCTCCTGTCCCTCATCGGCGTCAGGATGTTCAACCTCAGCAAGGCCCCTGCAAAGTTTACTAATAAAGCCTAA